In the Longimicrobiales bacterium genome, TAGAGTGCCCCATCCGTACAGGGTAGAGGTAGGGGTTAGACGTAAGGGTGGGACCTTACCTATTTGGGGGCTTGCCAACCGCACCCGCGCGCCTTGTCCCCCCCGACCTAGCTGACCGCAACTAGCCCCTGCGCGGCACCCAGCCACACCTAGCTATCCAGCTCTGTTTCGCTCGTTCCATCCACCTGGCCAACGCGCGAAGCCCTTGGACGCGCATGCAGGACAGCGAACGCGCTGTCCCAGTACCTGTGAGTCGCGCAGAACCGCCGCGTTCAAGATGACGCCATCGGCGTTGAGGACCGGTACCATCGGTAGGACCTCGATGCGTGAGGGACTGAGGGCAGCCACGCAAGCCCGTGATCAGACGAGTGAAACAGTGCTGGATAGCTGGAGCGGCGCCCAACGGCCCAGTGGCCACGAGGCAGTCGAATCCCTTGTCAGTGCCGCGTCCATGAACGAGCATAAAAAGGATCCGCCTACCTAAGTGCGACAAATGACCGAACTTTCCCCCGACCGTGGCGGCCCGACCGCCGACAGCCCCATTGGCTAACGCGCCGGCGGTGATCACCACCCCTCGGTTCGTAGGGGGGCGTCTGTCCGTTTCGGACCTGAGAGACTTTCAGGACTTCTATGCCGCCCCTGAGGTGATGGCTACGCTCTCCTCCGACGGTAAGGTTTGGCCCAGGCGGGACTCAGCCAGGCTGTTCAGGCGACATCTCTCCCATTGGAAGAAGCACGGGTTCGGTACGTGGATGTTCCGTGACGGCCTAGGTGGACCGTTCGTGGCACGCGCCGGACTGAGAGCTGTCGATGTCGGAAGTGGTTTGGAGGTCGAACTGTTCTACGGGGTTCATCCCGAGCGATGGGGGCAGGGAGTCGCCACCGAAGTTGCCAAATCCGTCATCGATGCCGCTTTCGACGGTGTAGGGCTCGCGGAACTCGTCGGCTTCACACTGCCAACGAACCACGCTTCGCAGCGCGTCATGGAGAAGTGCGGCTTCCGGCCCGCAGGTGAGATATCTCATGCGGACTTGAGACATTTGTTGTTCCGTTTGAGCAGTTCAGCACGCCCTCTAGCCGACGCTCG is a window encoding:
- a CDS encoding GNAT family N-acetyltransferase, giving the protein MANAPAVITTPRFVGGRLSVSDLRDFQDFYAAPEVMATLSSDGKVWPRRDSARLFRRHLSHWKKHGFGTWMFRDGLGGPFVARAGLRAVDVGSGLEVELFYGVHPERWGQGVATEVAKSVIDAAFDGVGLAELVGFTLPTNHASQRVMEKCGFRPAGEISHADLRHLLFRLSSSARPLADARP